Proteins encoded by one window of Streptomyces sp. LX-29:
- a CDS encoding Mu transposase C-terminal domain-containing protein yields MQKAIAEAARDSTRTATYLFWRTGQILDEDHGRGSVELPSQRSLYRLLEKLSAGKHTTGSARTRRSLADRPHGPFGERSATAPGELMQMDSTPLDVLVRLDDGVPARVDLTGMIDVATRSLTAAVLRPTTKSVDASVLLARTVTPEPMRPGWAQALAMSRSALPFRRLLDIDARMEHAAARPVIVPETIVVDQGKVFISRNFRASCNFLGINFQPVHDASGWEKGHIERMLGSVGTLFAQFLAGYTGFNAERRGRHVEQQPLWPLLELQELLDEWIVVWQSRPHDGLRDPLHPGRMFSPNEKYAALVETAGYVPVALSADDYIELLPATWRAINAYGVKIKHRTYDDQALNPLRQQRSGVKDRKDLWEIHYDPYDVSRIWVRDHWNGGWITLFWKQLHRVAAPFGELAWDHTRRTLPGASEEQLADAVADLLRRAHQGSADRGDPGTRARLSRRDRRVAARTKSSPPSTPIAPEAPPADRVADGEAGQADDAPEENIAKVIPMPIFDPFTEADKRW; encoded by the coding sequence ATGCAGAAGGCGATCGCCGAGGCCGCCCGGGATTCCACCCGGACGGCGACCTACCTGTTCTGGAGGACCGGTCAGATCCTCGACGAGGATCACGGCCGGGGCTCGGTGGAGCTGCCGTCCCAGCGCAGTCTCTACCGGCTGCTGGAGAAACTGTCGGCGGGCAAGCACACCACCGGATCGGCCCGCACCCGCCGGTCGCTGGCGGACCGTCCCCACGGGCCGTTCGGCGAAAGAAGTGCGACGGCACCGGGCGAGCTCATGCAGATGGACTCCACCCCGCTGGACGTGCTGGTCCGCCTGGACGACGGGGTCCCCGCCCGAGTGGACCTGACCGGCATGATCGATGTCGCGACCAGAAGCCTCACCGCGGCGGTGCTGCGGCCGACAACCAAGTCCGTGGACGCCAGCGTGTTGCTGGCCCGCACCGTCACTCCCGAGCCGATGAGGCCCGGCTGGGCCCAGGCGCTGGCGATGTCACGCTCGGCGTTACCGTTCAGGCGGCTGCTGGACATTGACGCTCGAATGGAGCACGCCGCCGCCCGGCCAGTCATCGTCCCCGAGACCATCGTGGTCGACCAGGGGAAGGTGTTCATCTCCCGCAACTTCCGGGCCTCCTGCAACTTTTTGGGCATCAACTTCCAGCCAGTTCACGACGCCTCGGGCTGGGAGAAGGGCCATATCGAGCGGATGCTGGGGTCCGTCGGAACTCTGTTCGCCCAGTTCCTGGCCGGATACACCGGCTTCAACGCCGAACGCCGCGGCCGGCACGTCGAACAACAGCCGCTCTGGCCCTTGCTGGAGCTGCAGGAACTCCTGGACGAGTGGATCGTGGTCTGGCAGAGCCGGCCCCACGACGGACTGCGCGATCCCCTTCACCCCGGGCGGATGTTCAGCCCGAACGAGAAGTACGCCGCTCTCGTCGAGACGGCCGGCTATGTCCCGGTCGCGTTGTCGGCTGATGACTACATCGAGCTGCTGCCCGCGACCTGGCGGGCGATCAACGCCTACGGCGTGAAGATCAAGCACCGGACTTACGACGACCAGGCCCTCAACCCGCTGCGGCAGCAGCGGTCAGGCGTCAAGGACCGCAAGGATCTCTGGGAGATCCACTACGACCCCTACGACGTGTCCCGCATCTGGGTCCGTGACCACTGGAACGGCGGCTGGATCACCCTTTTCTGGAAACAACTGCACCGCGTTGCCGCCCCGTTCGGCGAACTGGCCTGGGACCACACCCGCCGCACCCTGCCCGGAGCGAGTGAGGAGCAACTCGCCGATGCCGTCGCCGACCTGCTGCGACGCGCCCATCAGGGATCCGCTGACCGTGGTGACCCAGGCACCAGGGCCAGGCTCAGCCGCCGGGACCGGCGCGTCGCAGCCCGCACCAAATCCAGTCCGCCCTCCACCCCAATCGCGCCCGAGGCTCCCCCTGCCGACCGCGTTGCTGACGGGGAAGCGGGCCAGGCCGACGACGCTCCCGAGGAGAACATCGCCAAGGTGATACCGATGCCGATCTTCGACCCGTTCACCGAAGCGGACAAGCGGTGGTGA
- a CDS encoding TetR/AcrR family transcriptional regulator, producing the protein MPVEPTLTRRAADPGTAAREQTRRRIIGAATGLLESGGRDAVTTRAVADAAGLQPPALYRLFGDKKGLLDAVAEDGFTRFLAAKRQIERTPQDPVKELRDGWDTVVEFGLTNPALYALMYGEPARSTTVFRIGLEHLMDRIRRIAGAGLLRVEEGLAAQIVHATASGAVLTWQSIPEPERDPALLVALRESMITTITTQEPAVEEPGPGGAARALHAALPGQKALSQAEQQLLTEWLQRLSAQPAPRPASSP; encoded by the coding sequence ATGCCTGTTGAACCGACCCTCACTCGGCGCGCCGCGGACCCCGGCACCGCCGCGCGGGAGCAGACGCGTCGCCGGATCATCGGGGCCGCGACCGGCCTGCTGGAGAGCGGGGGTCGCGACGCGGTCACCACCCGGGCGGTCGCCGACGCCGCCGGACTGCAGCCGCCGGCTCTCTACCGGCTGTTCGGCGACAAGAAGGGGCTGCTGGATGCGGTGGCCGAGGACGGCTTCACCCGGTTCCTGGCAGCCAAGCGGCAGATCGAACGCACACCGCAGGACCCGGTCAAGGAACTGCGCGACGGCTGGGACACCGTGGTCGAGTTCGGACTGACCAACCCCGCGCTGTACGCACTGATGTACGGCGAACCCGCCCGGTCCACGACCGTGTTCCGGATCGGCCTCGAACACCTCATGGACCGCATTCGCCGCATCGCCGGCGCGGGGCTCCTGCGCGTGGAAGAGGGACTCGCGGCCCAGATCGTCCACGCCACCGCCAGCGGCGCCGTCCTGACCTGGCAGTCCATCCCCGAGCCTGAGCGAGACCCCGCGCTCCTTGTCGCCCTGCGCGAATCGATGATCACCACCATCACCACCCAGGAACCGGCTGTGGAGGAACCAGGGCCGGGCGGTGCTGCCCGTGCCCTGCACGCGGCGCTGCCCGGCCAGAAGGCCCTCAGCCAGGCCGAACAGCAACTTCTGACGGAATGGCTCCAGCGACTGTCCGCACAACCGGCCCCACGCCCGGCGTCAAGTCCATGA
- a CDS encoding IS5 family transposase (programmed frameshift): protein MDQPVVGLGVPLTDAQWARIEPLLPDRTPRRGGRWRDHREVIDAIAFKFQTGTQWVHLPEKYGNWRGVYNRLRMWAVDGTWERVFTALIAQADADEDLNWAVSVDSTIVRAHQHAAGARKKGAPAGEPADHAIGRSRGGLTTKIHLAADGDCRPLAFVLTAGQAGDAPAFGEVMARLRVPRRRGRPRTRPDVVLADKAYSSRAIREHLRQRGIRAVIPTRADQRGHRLRRGRHGGRPPAFDRDAYKQRNTVERCINRLKQWRGIATRYEKTAVIYLAGLHIAGIFLWSAR from the exons TTGGATCAGCCGGTCGTTGGTCTGGGTGTGCCGTTGACTGACGCGCAGTGGGCGCGGATCGAGCCGTTGCTCCCGGACCGGACGCCGAGGCGCGGTGGTCGGTGGCGGGACCATCGGGAGGTGATCGACGCGATCGCCTTCAAGTTCCAGACCGGAACCCAGTGGGTGCACCTTCCGGAGAAGTACGGCAACTGGCGAGGCGTCTACAACCGGCTGCGTATGTGGGCCGTCGACGGCACCTGGGAGCGAGTGTTCACCGCTCTCATAGCCCAGGCCGACGCGGACGAGGACCTGAACTGGGCCGTCTCTGTGGACTCCACGATCGTGCGAGCACACCAGCACGCTGCCGGGGCCCGCAAAA AGGGGGCCCCGGCTGGAGAACCGGCCGACCACGCCATCGGCCGGTCCCGCGGCGGGCTGACCACGAAGATCCACCTCGCGGCCGACGGCGACTGCCGGCCCCTGGCCTTCGTCCTCACGGCCGGCCAGGCCGGCGATGCACCCGCCTTCGGCGAGGTCATGGCCCGTCTGCGCGTTCCCCGCCGACGTGGACGACCTCGCACCAGGCCGGACGTCGTCCTGGCCGACAAGGCGTACTCCTCACGTGCGATCCGCGAGCATCTACGCCAGCGCGGCATCCGGGCAGTGATCCCCACCCGGGCGGATCAGCGCGGCCACCGGCTGCGTCGCGGCAGACACGGTGGGAGGCCACCCGCTTTCGACCGTGACGCGTACAAGCAGCGCAATACCGTCGAGCGGTGCATCAACCGCCTGAAGCAGTGGCGAGGGATCGCCACCCGCTACGAGAAGACAGCGGTCATCTACCTGGCCGGACTCCACATCGCGGGCATCTTCCTCTGGTCCGCTCGGTGA
- a CDS encoding TnsA-like heteromeric transposase endonuclease subunit — protein sequence MAWEEAAPVRTFRWSRGLGHFPGWWWAASTGRHVGFESWLEQDRLILLDFDPDVVGIASQPFWLHWHDGKEKRRHAPDYFVRLADGRARVVDVRAEDQVDERTAEAFAATERACSAVGWEFRHVGVPDPALMANLRWLARYRHPRCAGRREIAARLQETFAAPTPLLTGAEDVGDRLAVLPALFHLMWRQELVADLAHERLGPTTLVRAAGSAGGSS from the coding sequence CTGGCGTGGGAGGAGGCAGCTCCGGTACGGACGTTCCGCTGGTCGCGCGGACTCGGGCATTTCCCAGGCTGGTGGTGGGCCGCATCGACTGGACGTCATGTGGGGTTCGAGTCGTGGCTGGAACAGGACCGGCTGATCCTGTTGGACTTCGATCCGGATGTCGTGGGGATCGCTTCGCAGCCGTTCTGGCTGCACTGGCACGACGGGAAAGAGAAGCGGCGCCACGCCCCGGACTACTTCGTACGGCTCGCCGACGGCCGTGCTCGCGTGGTCGATGTCCGTGCCGAGGACCAGGTCGACGAGCGGACAGCTGAGGCGTTCGCAGCCACCGAGCGGGCCTGTTCGGCGGTCGGCTGGGAGTTCAGGCACGTCGGTGTCCCGGACCCTGCGCTGATGGCAAATCTGCGGTGGCTTGCCCGCTATCGGCATCCGCGCTGCGCCGGCAGACGTGAGATCGCAGCCCGGCTACAGGAGACCTTCGCAGCACCGACGCCGTTGCTGACGGGAGCCGAGGACGTCGGGGACCGGCTGGCGGTGTTGCCCGCGCTGTTTCATCTGATGTGGAGGCAGGAATTGGTGGCCGATCTCGCGCATGAGCGACTGGGCCCCACCACACTGGTGAGGGCCGCTGGCTCAGCGGGGGGCTCGTCGTGA
- a CDS encoding amidohydrolase family protein has translation MSDRLRIIGVEETVVVPAVYEAYQRAGSPQIFSRGFGDSPIAKNLHEVSEQRLAHMDDQGIDVAVLSLSSPGVQDLPEADAVTVAREANDQLAEIVASRPARFQAFAAIPTQSPAAAAAELERAVVELGFPGAMLYGRTGDKLADHPDNDELYAMAERLAVPLHFHPQTPVQPVIDAYYSNLPEPMGPVLAGAGLGWYYDLGVQYLRMIFSGVFDRFPDLQVIAGHWGEVVMFYLDHTVV, from the coding sequence ATGTCCGACCGTTTGCGGATCATCGGGGTGGAAGAGACCGTCGTCGTACCGGCCGTCTACGAGGCGTACCAGCGGGCCGGATCGCCACAGATCTTCTCGCGTGGCTTCGGGGACAGCCCGATCGCGAAGAACCTGCACGAGGTCAGCGAGCAGCGGCTGGCCCACATGGACGACCAGGGCATCGACGTCGCCGTGCTGTCCCTGTCGTCTCCGGGCGTGCAGGACCTGCCCGAGGCCGACGCCGTGACGGTGGCGCGCGAGGCCAATGACCAGCTTGCCGAGATCGTTGCTTCCCGGCCCGCTCGCTTCCAGGCGTTCGCCGCGATTCCCACCCAGTCGCCGGCTGCGGCCGCGGCCGAGCTGGAGCGCGCGGTGGTCGAACTGGGCTTTCCCGGGGCCATGCTGTACGGGCGTACCGGAGACAAGCTGGCCGACCACCCGGACAACGACGAGCTGTACGCGATGGCCGAGCGCCTCGCCGTGCCGCTGCACTTCCACCCGCAGACACCGGTCCAGCCCGTCATCGACGCCTACTACTCCAACCTCCCCGAGCCCATGGGCCCCGTGCTGGCCGGCGCCGGGCTCGGCTGGTACTACGACCTCGGCGTCCAGTACCTGCGCATGATCTTCTCGGGGGTCTTCGACCGGTTCCCCGACCTGCAGGTGATCGCCGGGCACTGGGGCGAGGTCGTGATGTTCTACCTCGACCACACTGTCGTGTGA
- a CDS encoding TniB family NTP-binding protein gives MSQEPGQGGNPTDGYGHLQLTTLPGWRGFATEIPAMPELLPEAIWSGLADDKRACYDDDRIDHHSRLLVVQTPTIRQVITSGRRLIQMNKNAHYGRCGLMVSGPARTGKTTALTQLGKTVEVIHRRRHPNSSSDIPVIYITVPPAATPKMIAMEFARFFDLPISTRSNITDIADAVCGVSTDAHVTLVAVDELHNLNTATRAGAEASDTLKYFSERIPATFVYAGISLERTGLLSGPRGEQIAGRFGMVRTGPFGQDQQWTALIAALEDSLRLHRHRPGALTRLDRYLHQRTHGMIGSLLWLIRGAAINAVLDGTEKITKKSLDTVDADFTSQSPRPPAT, from the coding sequence GTGAGCCAGGAGCCAGGGCAGGGTGGGAATCCCACAGATGGGTACGGGCATCTGCAGCTGACCACCCTGCCGGGCTGGCGCGGGTTCGCCACCGAGATACCCGCAATGCCGGAGCTGCTGCCCGAGGCGATCTGGTCGGGTCTCGCGGACGACAAACGAGCCTGCTACGACGATGACCGCATCGACCACCACTCACGGTTGCTGGTGGTCCAGACTCCCACGATCCGCCAGGTCATCACCTCGGGCCGCCGCCTGATCCAAATGAACAAGAACGCCCACTACGGACGATGCGGCCTGATGGTCTCAGGCCCTGCCAGAACCGGCAAAACCACCGCGCTGACCCAGCTCGGCAAGACCGTCGAGGTGATCCACCGAAGGCGTCACCCGAACTCCTCCAGCGACATCCCGGTCATCTACATCACCGTCCCACCCGCCGCCACCCCCAAGATGATCGCGATGGAGTTCGCTCGGTTCTTCGACCTGCCGATCTCCACCAGGAGCAACATCACCGACATCGCCGACGCGGTCTGCGGCGTCAGTACGGACGCCCACGTGACCCTCGTCGCGGTCGACGAACTCCACAACCTCAACACCGCCACACGCGCCGGCGCCGAAGCCTCCGACACCCTGAAGTACTTCTCCGAACGCATCCCGGCCACCTTCGTCTATGCCGGAATCAGCCTGGAACGCACCGGACTGCTCTCCGGCCCTCGCGGAGAACAGATCGCCGGCCGGTTCGGCATGGTCCGCACCGGACCGTTCGGCCAGGACCAGCAGTGGACCGCGCTGATCGCAGCCCTGGAGGACAGCCTGAGGCTCCACCGCCACCGGCCCGGTGCCCTCACCCGACTCGACCGCTACCTGCACCAGCGCACCCACGGGATGATCGGAAGCCTGCTCTGGCTAATCCGCGGCGCCGCCATCAATGCCGTCCTGGACGGCACCGAGAAGATCACCAAGAAGAGCCTCGACACCGTCGACGCCGACTTCACTTCCCAATCCCCACGGCCACCCGCCACGTGA
- a CDS encoding IS481 family transposase, with protein MEKDAVDQRHRDWLVEQRYRAVLEVLNGAPVTEVAVRYGVSRQSIYTWKAKHAAGGFAALKELSRRPRSSPTRLPAEVEALACEMRRAHPRWGARRIAHELARAGVPSPPSRATVHRVLVRNGLVRRQKQQHRRKYKRWQREAPMHLWQLDLVGGIFLADGRECKMLTGIDDHSRFVVVAEVLAVPSGRAVADAFVRAMRTYGVPAEVLTDNGKQFTGRFTRTGPTEVLFERVCRENGVTSKLTKPYSPTTTGKIERWHLTLRRELLDASGPFLDLPTAQNAITEWVHAYNHSRPHQALEMATPASLFRPASQPETTTVIPRPRQAAAKTASPTADPAEPLLMPSAGALEFDTVVAASGQLAVLPSVQRIKIGAAHGGQRAHVWVDEYSVHVFVAGQLVKTVPSNLDADDLHTLRLRGARPAGPPPATAAAEGLKALPDYAAVDVDRSLDHEGKTTLGGQKIKIGAELAKQRVTLRLDGHLLHVIHEGLLAKTLPSPLPADTRRKLHGARVADTELPATAPGPISVERKVPRDGVVMVARQRLRVGRTYAGKIVTIYVEDTHFRVTLDGAELALHHRKDQHPVTRWKAKIHAPKT; from the coding sequence GTGGAGAAAGACGCGGTTGACCAGCGGCATCGTGACTGGCTGGTCGAACAGAGGTACCGGGCGGTTCTTGAGGTACTGAACGGGGCACCGGTCACCGAGGTTGCCGTCCGCTACGGGGTCTCGCGGCAGTCGATCTATACGTGGAAGGCCAAGCACGCCGCTGGCGGCTTCGCCGCTCTGAAGGAACTGTCCCGACGGCCACGGTCGAGCCCGACGCGACTGCCGGCCGAGGTCGAGGCACTGGCCTGTGAGATGCGCCGGGCCCATCCGCGGTGGGGAGCCCGCAGGATCGCCCACGAGCTCGCTCGCGCTGGCGTGCCCTCGCCGCCTTCGCGGGCGACCGTTCACCGGGTGCTGGTCCGCAACGGCCTGGTCCGACGTCAGAAACAGCAGCATCGGCGCAAGTACAAGCGGTGGCAGCGCGAGGCCCCGATGCATCTGTGGCAGCTCGACCTGGTCGGCGGGATCTTTCTGGCCGACGGCCGTGAATGCAAGATGCTCACCGGCATCGACGACCATTCCCGGTTCGTCGTCGTTGCCGAGGTCCTGGCCGTGCCCTCAGGGCGGGCCGTCGCGGACGCCTTCGTGCGGGCGATGCGGACCTACGGAGTGCCGGCCGAGGTCCTGACCGACAACGGCAAGCAGTTCACCGGTCGATTCACCCGGACCGGCCCGACGGAAGTCCTGTTCGAACGAGTCTGCCGGGAGAACGGCGTCACGTCGAAGCTGACCAAGCCGTACTCACCGACGACAACAGGGAAGATCGAACGGTGGCACCTGACCTTGAGGAGAGAACTCCTCGACGCCTCGGGCCCGTTCCTGGACCTGCCCACCGCGCAGAACGCCATCACTGAATGGGTGCACGCCTACAACCACTCCCGACCGCACCAGGCGCTGGAGATGGCGACGCCGGCGAGCCTGTTCCGGCCAGCCTCGCAGCCCGAGACGACCACCGTCATCCCGCGTCCGCGCCAGGCCGCGGCAAAGACGGCCTCGCCCACGGCGGATCCTGCGGAACCGCTTCTCATGCCGTCCGCCGGGGCGCTCGAGTTCGACACCGTCGTGGCCGCCAGCGGCCAACTCGCGGTCCTGCCGTCCGTCCAGCGAATCAAGATCGGCGCTGCCCATGGTGGCCAACGGGCACATGTCTGGGTGGACGAGTACAGCGTCCACGTCTTCGTCGCCGGACAGCTGGTCAAGACCGTTCCGTCGAACCTCGACGCGGACGACCTTCACACCCTGCGACTTCGAGGAGCACGGCCGGCCGGGCCGCCGCCGGCCACCGCGGCAGCGGAGGGACTGAAGGCACTGCCCGACTACGCGGCCGTCGACGTCGACCGCAGCCTCGACCATGAAGGCAAGACGACGCTGGGCGGACAGAAGATCAAGATCGGGGCAGAACTCGCCAAACAGCGGGTCACCCTGCGACTGGACGGACATCTCCTGCACGTCATCCACGAAGGGTTGCTGGCCAAGACACTGCCTTCCCCGCTCCCCGCCGACACGCGAAGGAAGCTCCACGGAGCCCGCGTCGCCGACACCGAACTTCCGGCGACCGCCCCCGGGCCGATCAGCGTCGAACGAAAGGTTCCGCGCGATGGCGTGGTGATGGTCGCCCGCCAGAGACTGCGCGTCGGGCGCACCTACGCGGGGAAGATCGTCACGATCTACGTCGAGGACACTCACTTCCGTGTCACCCTCGACGGGGCTGAGCTGGCGCTCCACCACCGCAAAGACCAGCACCCGGTCACCCGCTGGAAAGCGAAGATCCACGCCCCCAAGACCTGA
- a CDS encoding TniQ family protein yields the protein MLPQRVPPIAGETLNSYLARIAQANHLTAIEVLAVLPTWFSTKTNNIDDRAQHHMLAPAATHALHELAHLTSTTPVGLARALPAFGTDESPVRATTACHRCTARLGIHQPVPVHLPIHHKVCTRHGIWLSDLGEPHLDLSICLEITTAQHRANRLLRRFTPQQLTLAHQSAVEAVPSWPASPATVPHHWRYRLLALQTHNHQRGVPTDLDAYTHAAIYPDALELAASVLAKHPHDPARSTGESSPHLRTTAPTVHGHFATQDSSSQVRATASRTTR from the coding sequence GTGCTGCCACAGCGAGTCCCTCCGATCGCAGGAGAAACCCTCAACTCCTACCTGGCCCGCATCGCCCAGGCCAACCACCTCACCGCCATCGAGGTACTGGCAGTACTGCCCACCTGGTTCTCCACGAAGACCAACAACATCGACGACCGAGCCCAGCACCACATGCTCGCCCCCGCAGCCACCCACGCCCTGCACGAACTCGCTCACCTCACCAGCACCACTCCCGTCGGCCTGGCTCGCGCACTCCCCGCCTTCGGCACCGACGAAAGCCCCGTCCGGGCCACGACCGCCTGCCACCGGTGCACTGCCCGCCTCGGCATCCACCAGCCCGTCCCCGTCCACCTCCCGATTCACCACAAGGTCTGCACACGGCACGGAATCTGGCTCAGCGATCTCGGAGAACCCCACCTCGACCTCTCCATATGCCTCGAGATCACCACCGCCCAACACCGGGCGAACCGCCTCCTCCGCCGCTTCACACCCCAGCAGCTCACCCTCGCCCACCAGAGCGCGGTCGAAGCCGTCCCATCCTGGCCGGCCTCCCCAGCCACCGTCCCGCACCACTGGAGATACCGGCTCCTCGCACTGCAGACCCACAATCACCAACGCGGCGTCCCGACCGACCTCGACGCCTACACGCACGCAGCGATCTACCCCGACGCCCTCGAACTCGCCGCATCAGTGCTCGCCAAGCATCCTCACGATCCAGCAAGATCCACTGGCGAGAGCTCTCCGCATCTCCGAACGACGGCACCCACGGTTCACGGCCACTTCGCCACTCAAGATTCCTCGTCGCAGGTCAGAGCGACCGCGTCAAGGACGACTCGGTGA
- a CDS encoding PhzF family phenazine biosynthesis isomerase, whose translation MGGGDLRAAIVRACLRGGSGGSPTAVLDDAPLSDGECRRVPVLLGTSHAVFVSVNASHPGGGPGVSLRFFTAEGELPACGHGTVAALAFLAGRAGGEEYRATLRASGRTFAGWSVREGAQVHARFEAGPVDLREPTGTECDLVLPALGVTPDTLAPGIRVASVGRLRLLVPLSSPATLAALAPDLERLRAACDRLGFLGCYVYSVPTSTGRVAARMFAPSIGVPEDIANANSTACLAAHLAGRGFTDIAVDMGDALGSPSTITATARWSPSGPLVRLGGAAEVTRVVRLP comes from the coding sequence ATGGGTGGAGGCGATCTGCGCGCGGCGATCGTCCGCGCGTGCCTCCGCGGGGGCAGCGGCGGCAGCCCCACCGCGGTGCTGGACGATGCTCCGTTGAGCGACGGAGAGTGCCGTCGGGTGCCGGTGCTGCTGGGCACGTCGCACGCCGTCTTCGTCTCCGTGAACGCATCTCACCCCGGCGGCGGTCCCGGCGTTTCCCTTCGCTTCTTCACCGCCGAGGGGGAACTGCCCGCGTGCGGCCATGGGACGGTCGCCGCCCTGGCCTTCCTGGCCGGGCGCGCCGGGGGCGAGGAGTACCGGGCCACCCTCCGTGCGTCGGGGCGTACCTTCGCCGGCTGGTCCGTACGGGAGGGGGCGCAGGTCCACGCCCGGTTCGAGGCCGGCCCCGTCGATCTGCGCGAGCCCACGGGGACCGAGTGCGACCTCGTCCTGCCCGCACTCGGTGTCACCCCGGACACGCTCGCTCCAGGCATCCGCGTCGCCTCGGTGGGGCGGTTGCGGCTGCTGGTCCCCTTGAGTTCGCCCGCCACTCTAGCCGCGCTCGCCCCGGACCTCGAACGACTCCGTGCCGCCTGTGACCGCCTCGGCTTCCTGGGTTGCTACGTCTACTCCGTACCGACGTCCACGGGCCGCGTCGCGGCCCGGATGTTCGCCCCGTCGATCGGCGTCCCGGAGGACATCGCCAACGCCAACAGCACCGCCTGTCTCGCCGCGCACCTGGCCGGTCGGGGCTTCACCGACATCGCCGTCGACATGGGCGACGCGCTCGGCAGCCCCTCCACGATCACCGCCACCGCACGGTGGAGCCCGTCAGGCCCGCTGGTGCGGCTGGGCGGCGCCGCGGAGGTCACCCGGGTCGTCCGCCTGCCGTAG